A window of Sphingobacterium kitahiroshimense genomic DNA:
CTCGTGGTATTTTTATCATATTCAAAACTTGATTGATTAGTGATACGGTCTGCAACTAAAGCGGAATCTAGTATTTTACTGATACCGCAACCATTTTTTAAATCTCCAGGAAGGTCTGTCATTACATAAGAAATATACCCAGTAGTAATATCTTTTGTTCCGATTTCCTGCCCTTTGCTATTTTTTAACGGTGAAGAACTCACTTCAATTTTATCGTGATTTTGGTTACTCCAAAAGACTAATTGTGTATGTACTTTCTCACCTCTCCAAGCTTTTGTAATCCATGATTTACTTAGTGTTTCTAGGGTGGGTGGGTTTCTTTTGGAATAACTATAATCAGCTGTGCTAAAAGAAAAATTATTATTCTCTTTTAGACTGTTCCATTTTTCAGTTGTTTGAGGGGCTTTTGGATCTTTCAGTTCATTTATTCTCTGGGAATAGCCCTGTTGTGTATAAACGAATAGACCAAATAGTAAACAATAAAACGATTTTTTCATATTTAGGTGGATAAGAAAATAGCGATTATTTCTTAAAAATAATCGCTATTTGATTGTAATTAGTATTTTTTATTTCTGTCCGACTCTGTGGCCCTTTGTTGCGAAGTATAAGATATACAGATAAGCAGGAACCATAGCATAAAGAAATGCATGTTGAAAGTCAACATGTAAATTATCTTTTAAGTAACCATAAATTAGAGGCCAAATAGCTCCTCCGGCAATACCCATAATCATGATGGCTGATCCTGTTTTAGTAAAACGGCCTAGACCTTTAATACCTAGTGGGAAAATAGCAGGCCACATTAAAGAATTGGCAATACCTAAAAGGGCAACGAAAATGAATGAAGTGATTCCAGTTGTAAATACAGAAATAACAGTGAATAAAATACCAACAATAGTACAAACTCGTAATGCTAATTGTTGAGAAACAAATTTTGGTATTGCAATAATACCAACAATGTAACCTAAAAGCATACATCCTAATGTGAATGTTGTCGCATAGGTAACTAATGCACCATGGATATTTAATTCTCTTGCATAAACACCAATAATATCTCCAGCCATTACTTCTACAGCAACACAGAAAAAGATAGCTAAAGAGCCTAAGAATAGGTGTGGGAATTGGAATACACTTGTTTTTTTCTCTTTAAGAATAACTGCCCCATTCTCATCAGTATGTTCTTCTTCTGCATTTACATCCACCTCAGGTAAATGTGTTATTTTAATAACGATCGCAAATAAAACGAAGATAACAGCTAACGTAATGTATGGTGTATGTACGCGTTGTAATAAAGAATCTAGAATGGCATTTTTAGCTTCCATATCTACCGCGGCATCCAATTTAGCTGTTATAGCAGAAGAATCTTTTAAGAATAATGTACCAAATATTAATGGAACAATAATACCTGCAGATTTATTGAAAAAGCCAGCAATAGATATTCTTTGTGCAGCACTGTCAATAGGGCCAATGATACTTAAATATGGGTTAACAGCAGTTTGTAGTAATGCCATTGCAGAACCTTGAACAAAAATTCCTGTTAAGAAAAGAATATAGCTTCTACCATCTGCAGCAGGAATGAAAATTAAAGAACCAACTCCAAGTAAAATTAAGCTGAGAACTAATCCATTTTTAAAACCAATTTTTTTCAAAATCCAAGAACTTGGGATTGCTAAAAAGAAGTAAGCGATGTAAGAAGCAAATGTTACAAAAAAGGCTTGTAAATCTGTTTCTAAATTACAGGCAATCTTTAAGAATGGGATAAGTGTTCCATTTGCCCAAGTGACAAATCCTAAAATGAAGAATAAGGCACAACACATAGCCATGGGGCGAAATGCTGTTTTTCCTGAATTTGGTTGAGAATTCATTTTTTTAGTATCAATTAATTGTTTTTTAGATTATAAAATTAGAAAATAATGATTTTTATAGTGTCTCTATTCAAGATGTGCTTACACAATCGATTGATATTGGTTTATAATAAAAAATCATGCTTTCCATTACAAGACTAATTAAATAAATTCAATATAGGAAATAAAAAGAAGTGGTTTTTGAGATTATTTAGTAATATTTTCATTAGAAAAAAGGAGCATTATACCTAGTATAATACTCCTTTCTTGTAAAAACCGTATTTGTAAACCAATCCAGTTGGCTTCATTTATATTTAAGACAAGTAATAAGAATAAATGTTTTAAAATAATTTTATTTTGGTATAATAGCGACTGTCAATCTGGAAATACAATTTAAGTTACCCGATTCATCTGCAATTCGTACATCCCAAATATGAGTTTGTTTGCCAATGTGTACGGCTGTACAAACTGCGGTTACTAATCCTGTAGCAACTGGTCTTAAATGATTAGCATTAATCTCCAATCCCACGCCTTTATAAATATCTGGATCAATAATCAGATTGGATGCGATACTTCCTATTGATTCGGCTAGTACAACAGATGCTCCGCCATGCAGGATTCCAAATGGCTGTCTTGTTTTGTCATTCACGGGCATCGTTGCAGTAATGGAATGACTATCGATTGCCGTCGCTTTAATTTCGAGCAGACCGGTCATATATTGAGAGAGGATACCGTTTATCTGCTTAATGCTGTAATTCTGAAACCAAATCATGGACATTGTTTGAGTTGAAATAACGCTCTTGAATAATTATGCGGTGATGATTTAGGTGTCCGGCAATCACATATAATAAAGCTTTTACACTTGTAAGTCTTTCTGACGCCATTCCTTTTCTCTCCAATTCTGCCTCATTGAAGTTTTCGAAAAGAAACATATTTGCTTTTCTAAGATGTACAAATTCTTTACTTAGAGAGGCTAATGTGCGTTCGCTATATCTTGAGTTTTGGATAAAGTATTCTTGATCATACCCCAAAAGTTCTTTCATATCATTTCGAGAGAAGCGCAGGGCACGGTAAGCCATAATACGTTCATTATCCAAAATATGCCCTATAACCTCTTTAATAGACCATTTATCTTCAGCATAACGGTAATCGCCTTTTTCTTCAGGTATGGTATCTAGGAACGCTGGAAAGGATAAAATTTGTTCTTCCAGTACTTCCATGACATCGCCGACAACGGTCTCAATGTACGTGGAATACACCGCTGGGTATTCATCAGATTTCAGTGGGTTCATATGTTAGATTACTTTTTAATATTATTCTAAATGTTGTTCCTTTTCCTATTTCCGAGTCTTTGACAAAAATGTGGCCTTGATGATAATGTACCATTCTTTTGGTTAAACTCAGTCCCAATCCCCACCCTCGTTTGCGCGTGGTGAAACCTGGTTGAAATACCGTTTCAAAATTTGATCTGGGAATTCCTTTACCTGTATCACTAATGTCTATAAAAATTTCCTCTTTCGCAATATTTTCAGATATTTTAACAGTTATCTTTCCTTCTGATGCAATTGCGTTAACGGCGTTTTTCAGAAGATTCTCAATAATCCAATCAAATAAGGGAATGTTTAGTTTCGCTTCAACATGTTTGTCACCCGTGAGCTCGAAGAGAATCTTGTCACTTGTTCTTACTTTGAAGTAACGAATGTAAGCGGCTATCACCTCATAAACATTCGCATTGTGAAGAACAGGTGTTGAACCAATTTTGGAAAAGCGATCGGCGACGATTTCTAAACGTTTAATGTCATTTTCCATCTCATTTAAAGTTTCGTCATCTTCTGCATCGAACTTTAATTTAATAAGCTCAACCCAGCCCATTAATGAAGAAATCGGTGTACCGAGCTGATGAGCAGCTTCCTTAGTCAAACCTACCCAGACTAAATTCTGTTCTGATTTTCGAATAGAATTAAAGACGGTATATCCAATAATTAGAAAGATAGCGATTAATGATAACTGAATATAAGGAAACACACGAAGTTGTTGTAGAAACCAGGAGTCTTTGTAATATACCATCCATTTTGCTCCATTGTCTAAATTTAAAATAATAGGAGCATGGCTTTTCTTCATGAAATTGAGTTGCTTCTCAAAGTAATGTGGATCGTAATCCAAATGA
This region includes:
- a CDS encoding sugar MFS transporter is translated as MNSQPNSGKTAFRPMAMCCALFFILGFVTWANGTLIPFLKIACNLETDLQAFFVTFASYIAYFFLAIPSSWILKKIGFKNGLVLSLILLGVGSLIFIPAADGRSYILFLTGIFVQGSAMALLQTAVNPYLSIIGPIDSAAQRISIAGFFNKSAGIIVPLIFGTLFLKDSSAITAKLDAAVDMEAKNAILDSLLQRVHTPYITLAVIFVLFAIVIKITHLPEVDVNAEEEHTDENGAVILKEKKTSVFQFPHLFLGSLAIFFCVAVEVMAGDIIGVYARELNIHGALVTYATTFTLGCMLLGYIVGIIAIPKFVSQQLALRVCTIVGILFTVISVFTTGITSFIFVALLGIANSLMWPAIFPLGIKGLGRFTKTGSAIMIMGIAGGAIWPLIYGYLKDNLHVDFQHAFLYAMVPAYLYILYFATKGHRVGQK
- a CDS encoding hotdog fold thioesterase gives rise to the protein MIWFQNYSIKQINGILSQYMTGLLEIKATAIDSHSITATMPVNDKTRQPFGILHGGASVVLAESIGSIASNLIIDPDIYKGVGLEINANHLRPVATGLVTAVCTAVHIGKQTHIWDVRIADESGNLNCISRLTVAIIPK
- a CDS encoding DinB family protein, translated to MNPLKSDEYPAVYSTYIETVVGDVMEVLEEQILSFPAFLDTIPEEKGDYRYAEDKWSIKEVIGHILDNERIMAYRALRFSRNDMKELLGYDQEYFIQNSRYSERTLASLSKEFVHLRKANMFLFENFNEAELERKGMASERLTSVKALLYVIAGHLNHHRIIIQERYFNSNNVHDLVSELQH
- a CDS encoding sensor histidine kinase, which codes for MNPYQYNQQRWKFFLLIFAAIIAAASLLYTNYLVRNLSKVERTKAEVWAMSTKSIMTMPDVDDEFITFVYSVRDSLAVPAIITDEKDNIVFWRDLDSTKTNIKTTAKDSSNHHLDYDPHYFEKQLNFMKKSHAPIILNLDNGAKWMVYYKDSWFLQQLRVFPYIQLSLIAIFLIIGYTVFNSIRKSEQNLVWVGLTKEAAHQLGTPISSLMGWVELIKLKFDAEDDETLNEMENDIKRLEIVADRFSKIGSTPVLHNANVYEVIAAYIRYFKVRTSDKILFELTGDKHVEAKLNIPLFDWIIENLLKNAVNAIASEGKITVKISENIAKEEIFIDISDTGKGIPRSNFETVFQPGFTTRKRGWGLGLSLTKRMVHYHQGHIFVKDSEIGKGTTFRIILKSNLTYEPTEI